A region of Haladaptatus cibarius D43 DNA encodes the following proteins:
- a CDS encoding helix-turn-helix transcriptional regulator, whose translation MSGERIATVTVEDGGNVVARETMPVYIMSKSGDEDDDGLLNEREIELGTNATASDSDKDGLGDGEEINTYETNPAKADTDDDGLRDAEEIQLGTDPNRPDTDADGLLDGREREVGTNASAADTDNDGLTDVAELNVSTDPTKPDTDGDGLSDAKELEARTDPAEADTDGDGLDDGEEKELGTDPLAADSDGDGLNDGKEVEIGTDPLDGDTDDDGLGDGFEHRFGTNPKSPIIAGGLYLVLLSLLIGGAVLFQRNGTEWLSGALDGEEVEPKSEQTQTNDVVTDADRVLSLLRENGGRLPQSDIIEKTGWSKSKVSRLLSKMEDKQQISKINIGRKNIVILYGQEPGNMGSSTGEKQ comes from the coding sequence ATGAGCGGCGAGCGGATTGCGACTGTCACTGTAGAGGACGGCGGAAACGTTGTCGCACGGGAGACGATGCCGGTATATATCATGTCGAAGTCCGGTGACGAGGACGACGACGGACTGCTAAACGAGAGGGAAATAGAGCTCGGAACCAACGCCACGGCCTCCGATTCCGATAAGGACGGCCTCGGTGACGGCGAAGAAATAAACACGTACGAAACCAACCCGGCAAAGGCGGATACGGACGACGATGGGCTTCGAGACGCAGAGGAGATACAGCTAGGGACGGATCCGAACCGCCCCGACACTGATGCCGACGGATTGCTCGACGGGCGAGAACGGGAAGTCGGAACGAACGCGAGCGCCGCAGATACCGACAATGACGGGCTAACTGACGTTGCGGAGCTAAACGTCAGTACCGACCCGACGAAACCTGACACGGACGGCGATGGTCTGAGCGATGCCAAAGAACTTGAGGCGAGAACGGATCCGGCCGAAGCGGACACCGACGGCGACGGACTCGATGACGGGGAGGAAAAAGAACTGGGGACAGACCCGCTCGCGGCGGATTCGGACGGTGATGGCCTGAACGATGGGAAAGAGGTCGAAATCGGTACAGACCCACTCGACGGAGATACCGACGATGACGGACTCGGCGACGGGTTCGAGCATCGATTCGGAACGAATCCGAAAAGCCCTATCATCGCAGGCGGGTTGTATCTCGTCTTGCTGAGCCTACTCATCGGCGGTGCGGTGCTGTTCCAACGAAATGGGACGGAGTGGCTCTCCGGAGCACTTGACGGCGAAGAGGTAGAACCGAAGTCGGAACAGACACAAACCAACGACGTGGTGACCGACGCCGACCGCGTCCTCTCTCTCCTGCGAGAGAACGGGGGTCGACTTCCACAGAGCGACATAATCGAAAAAACCGGGTGGTCGAAGTCGAAAGTGAGCCGACTGCTATCGAAGATGGAAGACAAACAGCAGATCAGCAAAATCAACATCGGTCGGAAGAACATCGTCATCCTCTATGGACAGGAACCAGGGAATATGGGTTCTTCGACGGGAGAAAAACAATAA
- the glmS gene encoding glutamine--fructose-6-phosphate transaminase (isomerizing) — protein sequence MCGIIARIGEGDAITKLVTGLENLEYRGYDSAGVAVQNGSGISVYKRSGQISELKDTIVGSVPKGNVGIGHTRWSTHGPPTDENAHPHTSETENVAVVHNGIIENYTELKERLESEGHEFTSDTDTEVIPHLFEQHLEEEATIEDAFRKTIGDLEGSYAVAALVDGVHAIYAARQGSPLILGLDNDEYYLASDVPAFLDHTDRVVYFEDGDVAILEPNGVTMTDLEGNMVNRDVEHIDWNPEDAGKGGYEHYMLKEIHTQPNALSNTIEGRVQDGEINLEEFPKGTFSGIDDVHFVACGTSYHAALYGQQMLNRAGIRAQAFRASEYVDSNPGPVSESTLTIAVTQSGETADTLGALKQAKSQGAHVVTVTNVMGSTAAREADDALFIRAGPEIGVAATKTFSSQAVTLSMLAIRLAEDIETATPPEDKADLLQSLKALPENVEKVLDSTEGKRIASRYTGSESFFFIGRGLNNAVAKEGALKFKEITYEHAEGFASGELKHGPLALVTPDTPIFALFNGENDKKTLQNAEEAQARGAPIVAVASKNHASADIADSFLEIPETHPMWSGLLANVQLQLVSYHAARNLGRPIDKPRNLAKSVTVE from the coding sequence ATGTGTGGAATTATCGCGCGCATCGGCGAAGGTGACGCGATTACGAAGCTCGTCACGGGCCTCGAAAATCTGGAGTACCGAGGCTACGACTCGGCTGGCGTCGCCGTCCAGAACGGCTCCGGAATTTCGGTCTACAAACGCTCCGGCCAGATTTCGGAACTGAAAGACACCATCGTCGGAAGCGTTCCGAAAGGGAACGTCGGCATCGGCCACACTCGCTGGAGTACCCACGGCCCACCAACCGACGAGAACGCCCACCCTCACACGAGCGAAACCGAAAACGTCGCCGTCGTTCACAACGGCATCATCGAGAACTACACCGAACTCAAAGAACGCCTCGAATCGGAGGGTCACGAGTTTACGAGCGACACCGACACCGAGGTCATTCCGCACCTCTTCGAACAACATCTCGAAGAAGAGGCGACCATCGAGGATGCCTTCCGAAAAACCATCGGTGACCTCGAAGGAAGCTATGCGGTCGCCGCACTCGTCGATGGCGTTCACGCCATCTACGCGGCCCGACAAGGCTCGCCGCTCATCCTCGGACTGGACAACGACGAATATTATCTGGCAAGCGACGTTCCCGCCTTCCTCGACCACACCGACAGAGTGGTCTACTTCGAGGACGGCGACGTCGCCATCCTCGAACCGAACGGCGTCACCATGACCGACCTCGAAGGTAACATGGTCAACCGCGACGTCGAACATATCGACTGGAACCCGGAAGACGCTGGAAAGGGTGGCTACGAGCATTACATGCTCAAGGAGATACACACCCAGCCGAACGCCCTCTCGAACACCATCGAGGGCCGCGTACAGGATGGGGAAATCAATCTCGAAGAGTTCCCCAAAGGCACGTTCAGCGGCATCGACGACGTTCATTTCGTCGCCTGCGGCACTTCGTACCACGCCGCGCTGTACGGCCAGCAGATGCTCAACCGAGCGGGAATCCGAGCACAGGCGTTCCGCGCCAGCGAGTACGTCGATTCCAACCCCGGGCCGGTTTCCGAAAGCACACTCACCATCGCGGTTACACAGAGTGGCGAAACGGCGGACACTCTCGGTGCGCTCAAACAAGCGAAATCGCAGGGCGCTCACGTCGTCACTGTGACGAACGTGATGGGTTCGACGGCGGCCCGCGAGGCCGACGACGCGCTGTTCATTCGGGCTGGGCCGGAAATCGGTGTCGCCGCGACGAAGACGTTCTCCTCGCAGGCAGTGACGCTCTCCATGCTCGCCATTCGCCTCGCCGAGGACATCGAAACTGCAACCCCACCGGAGGATAAAGCTGACCTCCTCCAAAGTCTGAAAGCACTACCGGAGAACGTCGAGAAGGTACTCGACTCCACGGAAGGGAAACGTATCGCCAGCCGGTACACCGGGAGCGAGTCGTTCTTCTTCATCGGCAGAGGGTTGAACAACGCCGTCGCGAAAGAAGGCGCGCTGAAGTTCAAGGAAATCACATACGAACACGCCGAAGGATTCGCCTCCGGCGAATTGAAACACGGGCCGCTGGCACTCGTAACGCCGGACACACCGATATTCGCGCTGTTCAACGGTGAGAACGACAAGAAAACATTGCAAAACGCAGAGGAAGCGCAGGCACGTGGTGCGCCAATCGTCGCAGTGGCGAGCAAAAACCACGCGTCGGCGGATATCGCGGATTCGTTCCTCGAAATTCCCGAGACGCACCCAATGTGGTCGGGACTGCTGGCGAACGTCCAACTCCAGTTGGTGTCCTACCACGCCGCCCGAAACCTCGGACGGCCTATCGACAAGCCGCGAAATCTGGCAAAGAGTGTGACCGTCGAATAA
- the glmM gene encoding phosphoglucosamine mutase, with protein sequence MFGTSGIRGPVGEVVTGDLALAVGRALASTGVERVVVGRDPRDSGRFLSDALSAGLRECGTDVVHLGLAATPTVARSVEWQHADAGVSITASHNPETDNGIKLWNPSGQAFDADQREEVTRRIEEEDFNLAGWDETGDKTHWDGAHDRHVETLVDAVEPADLSVVVDVGNGAGGATADALYELGCDVETLNGQPDGRFPARPSEPTSENCQSLCDHVIATGADLGIAHDGDADRMMAVDENGEFLPGDVLLTLFARQRTGGGETIATPVDTSLIVEDVLAEQGADVVRTQVGDVYVAERATEPGVVFGGEQSGAWIWPDQTLCPDGSLAACRLAELVAETGSLSELAADVGEYPIRRKNIEVEDKVGLMAALSESVTERYDDANTIDGVRVSLDEGWFLIRASGTQPLVRIAAEARDPAAANEVFETADAFVADYME encoded by the coding sequence ATGTTCGGTACCAGCGGAATCCGCGGACCTGTCGGTGAAGTCGTCACGGGTGACCTCGCGCTGGCGGTCGGTCGCGCACTCGCTTCGACGGGCGTAGAGCGCGTCGTCGTCGGGCGTGACCCTCGTGATAGCGGACGATTTCTTTCGGATGCGCTTTCGGCTGGCTTGCGAGAGTGCGGAACTGATGTCGTACATCTCGGCCTCGCCGCAACGCCCACGGTTGCCCGGAGCGTCGAATGGCAGCACGCCGATGCAGGCGTCTCGATTACCGCGTCTCACAACCCTGAGACGGACAACGGCATCAAACTCTGGAATCCGTCCGGACAGGCGTTCGACGCAGACCAGCGCGAGGAAGTCACCCGCAGAATCGAGGAAGAGGACTTCAACCTCGCTGGATGGGACGAAACCGGCGACAAAACGCACTGGGACGGCGCACACGACCGACACGTCGAAACCCTCGTCGATGCCGTCGAACCGGCAGACCTCTCCGTCGTCGTAGACGTTGGAAATGGTGCAGGCGGAGCAACCGCCGACGCACTCTACGAACTCGGTTGTGACGTGGAGACGCTGAACGGACAGCCCGACGGCCGATTCCCGGCACGGCCGAGCGAACCCACTTCGGAGAACTGTCAATCGCTCTGCGACCACGTCATTGCAACCGGCGCAGACCTCGGTATTGCCCACGATGGCGATGCAGACCGTATGATGGCCGTGGACGAAAACGGCGAGTTCCTTCCGGGCGACGTTTTGCTCACGCTGTTCGCTCGTCAGCGGACGGGTGGAGGCGAGACGATTGCGACACCGGTGGACACCAGCCTCATCGTCGAGGACGTGCTTGCGGAGCAGGGTGCCGACGTGGTTCGAACCCAAGTCGGCGACGTGTACGTCGCCGAGCGCGCGACCGAACCGGGCGTCGTCTTCGGGGGCGAGCAGTCTGGTGCGTGGATTTGGCCCGACCAGACGCTCTGTCCGGACGGCTCGCTCGCGGCTTGCCGACTCGCGGAACTCGTCGCCGAAACGGGGTCGCTGTCGGAACTCGCCGCCGATGTCGGTGAATATCCGATTCGACGGAAGAACATCGAAGTAGAGGACAAAGTCGGTCTGATGGCCGCCCTCTCGGAATCGGTAACCGAGCGGTACGACGACGCCAACACCATTGACGGCGTGCGCGTTTCACTGGACGAAGGCTGGTTCCTGATTCGCGCCAGCGGAACGCAACCGCTGGTTCGCATCGCGGCGGAGGCCCGCGACCCGGCGGCGGCGAATGAAGTGTTCGAAACGGCGGATGCGTTCGTCGCAGACTACATGGAGTAG
- a CDS encoding ArnT family glycosyltransferase gives MSHGITERREWSLTAKLTELASDERAWLATAIGTALLVHFVYLTTHPYPAYGAGLYLQIAEEISAHGYGLPERIPLYTRDGIPFAYPPLMYYVSAVIMDVTGVDPITLSRLLPGFVTVLYLIPFYYLAREVLESTPRAGFATVVLAVTPPVLQWHLSAGGVVRAPAFLFALTGAYTGIRMFKTGETKWLVSSTVLFGMTILTHPVYTVFFGTTYLVMFACFSRTPRGLVRGAIVASGGILLASPWWLQIVATHGAGIFTAASGTHTGLGGGMGRLLNQFVYSLDPELPVIFFIGSFAGAVYLVAKRRPFLPLWLVAAAFMLGKLRFQFPAGAMMLSILVFEVIVPRVRNLSARTRYSRSAPLVVVMVIVLIVSSVGVSFAASGLNSHHDSTTQPAFMDDDDMATMEWVQENTASGSEFVVLGDAAEWFPLMTDRPILVGPWGVEWEGHDNYRHHLGLYKRMSRCPGKACLTKKMIGNDVDPNYIYVPKGHYTVRGIDEYQKPWMRGHLVDSDRYHLVYENEGAMVFRVDEPMKPVEVPEHGPQPV, from the coding sequence ATGTCGCACGGTATTACTGAACGACGAGAGTGGAGTCTCACAGCCAAGCTGACCGAACTGGCCAGTGACGAGCGAGCGTGGCTCGCGACGGCGATAGGAACCGCACTGCTCGTTCACTTCGTCTACCTGACAACACATCCCTATCCTGCTTACGGTGCCGGGTTGTATCTCCAGATTGCCGAAGAAATCAGCGCCCACGGCTACGGACTCCCGGAGCGCATTCCGCTCTACACGCGCGATGGCATTCCGTTCGCCTATCCGCCGTTGATGTACTACGTTTCGGCTGTAATAATGGACGTAACGGGTGTTGACCCGATTACGCTGAGCCGACTGCTCCCCGGATTCGTGACGGTGTTGTATCTCATTCCGTTCTACTATCTTGCACGCGAGGTGCTCGAATCAACGCCGCGGGCAGGCTTTGCGACGGTCGTCCTCGCGGTGACCCCCCCTGTCCTCCAATGGCATCTTTCGGCGGGTGGCGTCGTGCGGGCACCAGCGTTCCTCTTCGCCCTGACCGGCGCGTACACCGGTATAAGGATGTTCAAAACCGGAGAAACGAAATGGCTCGTCTCTTCGACCGTGTTGTTCGGGATGACGATTCTCACGCATCCAGTGTACACCGTCTTTTTCGGAACGACGTATCTCGTCATGTTCGCCTGCTTCAGTCGAACGCCGCGCGGCCTCGTCCGCGGGGCCATCGTCGCTAGCGGTGGTATCCTGTTGGCCTCGCCTTGGTGGCTCCAAATCGTCGCCACGCACGGTGCAGGAATTTTCACGGCGGCGTCCGGAACCCACACTGGTCTTGGCGGCGGCATGGGCCGTCTCCTCAACCAGTTCGTCTACTCGCTCGACCCGGAACTCCCCGTCATTTTCTTCATCGGGTCGTTTGCGGGGGCAGTGTATCTGGTCGCAAAGCGGCGGCCGTTCCTTCCACTGTGGCTGGTGGCCGCGGCGTTCATGCTCGGCAAACTACGCTTCCAGTTCCCCGCCGGAGCGATGATGCTGTCCATTCTGGTCTTCGAGGTCATCGTCCCGCGGGTTCGAAATTTGTCGGCGCGGACGCGCTACTCTCGGTCGGCACCATTGGTCGTCGTCATGGTCATCGTGCTGATTGTTTCCAGCGTCGGCGTCTCGTTCGCCGCAAGTGGTCTTAACTCCCATCACGACAGCACCACACAACCGGCGTTCATGGACGACGACGACATGGCGACGATGGAGTGGGTGCAGGAAAACACCGCATCCGGCTCCGAATTCGTCGTTCTCGGTGACGCCGCCGAGTGGTTCCCGCTCATGACCGACCGTCCGATTCTCGTCGGCCCGTGGGGCGTTGAGTGGGAAGGTCACGACAACTATCGGCATCATCTCGGCTTGTACAAGCGCATGTCGCGTTGTCCCGGAAAGGCCTGTCTGACGAAGAAAATGATAGGGAACGACGTTGACCCGAACTACATCTACGTGCCGAAGGGCCATTACACGGTGCGCGGTATCGACGAATACCAAAAGCCGTGGATGCGCGGCCATCTCGTTGACTCCGACCGCTACCATCTCGTCTACGAGAACGAGGGCGCGATGGTGTTCCGCGTCGACGAACCAATGAAACCGGTCGAGGTGCCGGAACACGGTCCGCAACCGGTGTGA
- a CDS encoding arylsulfotransferase family protein → MSARKLVRLVFASLVVLSVLALANGAASSSVGQTDEQIRQANISTGDGKQIAPQTNNITVIATDSNTWFGKAGDGPRARAELVAFNSNGTVLYYNDSHTRYWDVDPVEGTETTVEFLYADHLNKSECGTEVCTRNGVERVNLSTGAVTDVYSRITPGKHSTRWHDGDRINDSTYAIADIAQDRVFVVNTTTGLLEWSWEAQNDFEPTNSGGPYPEDWTHINDVEVLEDGRLMVSLRNHDQIAFLDRETGLVENWTLGTDDQHDIIYEQHNPDYIPESQGGPAVLIGDSESNRVVEYQRENGEWNRTWMWQDAQMQWPRDADRLPNGHTLITDSNGNRVFEVNQQGDVVWSVDIAFPYEAERLETGDESSGGQSASALGLVSKSTGESSAVDTGKQNGQKESIVGSAWIEIKNIVPGRYMNGFMYVLPAWMGSTEVFALLALVFGLLAWAVTEWRWSSRSLTIPWTVHIERRG, encoded by the coding sequence ATGTCTGCCCGGAAGCTGGTCCGCCTTGTCTTTGCTTCCCTCGTCGTCCTCTCGGTTCTCGCTCTGGCGAACGGAGCCGCAAGCTCATCGGTTGGACAGACCGACGAACAGATTCGCCAAGCGAACATTTCGACTGGCGACGGCAAGCAAATCGCACCGCAGACGAACAACATCACCGTCATTGCGACCGACTCGAACACGTGGTTCGGCAAAGCGGGCGACGGCCCCCGCGCTCGCGCCGAACTGGTGGCGTTCAATTCGAACGGGACTGTTCTCTACTACAATGACTCGCACACGCGCTATTGGGACGTTGACCCGGTAGAGGGGACAGAGACGACCGTCGAGTTCCTTTACGCCGACCACCTGAACAAGTCGGAGTGTGGCACCGAGGTTTGTACTCGAAACGGAGTCGAGCGCGTCAACCTCTCTACGGGGGCGGTAACCGACGTTTACAGTCGCATCACACCCGGAAAACACTCGACTCGATGGCACGACGGCGACCGAATCAACGACTCGACCTACGCCATCGCCGATATTGCTCAAGACCGGGTTTTCGTCGTCAACACGACGACGGGGCTGCTTGAGTGGTCGTGGGAGGCCCAAAACGACTTCGAACCGACGAACAGCGGCGGGCCGTATCCCGAGGATTGGACGCATATCAACGATGTGGAAGTCCTCGAAGACGGTCGGTTGATGGTTAGCCTTCGCAATCACGACCAGATCGCCTTCCTCGACCGTGAAACCGGTTTAGTCGAGAACTGGACGCTCGGAACCGACGACCAACACGACATCATCTACGAACAGCACAACCCCGATTACATTCCCGAATCGCAGGGCGGCCCTGCCGTTCTCATCGGTGACTCCGAGAGCAATCGCGTGGTCGAGTACCAACGCGAAAACGGCGAGTGGAATCGGACGTGGATGTGGCAAGACGCGCAGATGCAGTGGCCTCGTGATGCAGATCGCCTTCCGAACGGTCATACCCTCATCACGGACTCGAACGGCAATCGGGTCTTTGAGGTAAATCAACAGGGAGACGTCGTCTGGTCGGTCGATATTGCGTTCCCGTACGAAGCGGAGCGTCTCGAAACCGGTGACGAGAGTTCAGGTGGCCAGAGTGCCAGCGCGCTCGGCCTCGTTTCGAAATCCACGGGCGAAAGTAGCGCAGTTGATACTGGTAAGCAAAACGGCCAGAAAGAAAGTATAGTTGGAAGCGCCTGGATAGAGATAAAGAATATCGTCCCGGGACGCTACATGAATGGATTCATGTACGTTCTGCCTGCGTGGATGGGTTCGACCGAAGTGTTTGCTCTCCTTGCACTCGTTTTTGGGTTGCTGGCGTGGGCAGTCACCGAATGGCGCTGGTCGTCTCGGTCGCTCACTATCCCGTGGACGGTTCACATCGAGCGGAGGGGATGA
- a CDS encoding ABC transporter substrate-binding protein: protein MPSKQDFNASDTLPTIPKTGRRELLAAVGMTLGSGCIDEAQSLVSRDGATQVTFSIKTLPADADPRAIRIARFLAKRLNEVGVAARVVPMERVELLRDILIDHTFDCYVACHPGFDDPDTLRTLLHSRFDMGTGWQNPFGYANLGMDELLMAQKRQSGRQRTKTVEQIQHSIARNQPFTTVAFPDDIRATRTDRFDGWAKIKRPHSVHGYLSLKTTDGESTLRMTTQDSRPTENLNPLAPEFRNDGTIVDLLYDSMGRWIDGEICPWLARAWEWQSPKNSPEGEPVATVHLRDDLWWHDEEALTAKDVAFTYRFLNDTALGTLESPVPSPRFRGAATLVKSATAINEQTVRVRFNSASRAVAARAFSAPVLPKHVWEERHKKADIVFGSDTTATRALVWDNLRPVGSGAFQFSSAEAGEHLTLERFDQHFLRRTDTDYETMDANDVSTSNLEHAQRYAGGPQFERLRFIVVPSGAAATQVVLNDDADATATGVSANDVRTIGRDENVQLHVDESPSMYHVGFNVRKTPFSNVRFRRAVAQLLDKKHIVDTVFDGYAEPAASPLARHDSLAEDLRWSEVDPELPFPGTDGTLNRAKAKTTFENAGFRYTNDGKLLRR from the coding sequence ATGCCATCAAAACAGGACTTCAACGCTTCCGATACCCTCCCAACCATCCCGAAAACAGGACGACGAGAGCTGCTCGCCGCCGTCGGGATGACGCTCGGAAGTGGCTGTATCGACGAAGCTCAGTCGCTCGTGAGTCGTGACGGCGCGACACAGGTAACGTTCTCTATAAAGACCCTTCCTGCTGATGCAGACCCGCGAGCGATTCGTATTGCCCGATTTTTAGCGAAACGGCTGAACGAAGTCGGTGTTGCGGCGCGGGTCGTTCCGATGGAACGCGTCGAACTGCTTCGAGACATCCTCATCGACCACACGTTCGACTGCTACGTTGCATGTCATCCCGGCTTCGACGACCCAGACACGCTTAGAACGCTGTTACATTCTCGATTCGACATGGGGACAGGGTGGCAGAATCCATTCGGCTACGCGAACCTCGGCATGGACGAGCTGCTGATGGCCCAGAAACGACAGAGTGGACGCCAACGAACCAAAACAGTAGAACAAATTCAACACTCGATAGCCCGCAACCAGCCGTTTACTACCGTCGCGTTTCCAGACGATATTCGAGCAACTAGAACCGACAGGTTCGACGGCTGGGCGAAAATTAAGCGACCACATTCAGTTCACGGCTATCTCTCGCTCAAAACAACGGACGGGGAGAGTACGCTTCGAATGACGACACAAGACTCCCGTCCGACGGAGAATCTCAATCCGCTCGCGCCGGAGTTCAGAAACGATGGAACGATAGTCGACTTGCTGTACGACTCCATGGGACGCTGGATAGACGGTGAAATCTGTCCATGGCTCGCTCGCGCGTGGGAGTGGCAGTCCCCGAAAAATTCACCCGAAGGGGAACCAGTCGCAACAGTTCACCTCAGGGACGACCTCTGGTGGCACGACGAGGAAGCACTCACTGCAAAAGACGTTGCGTTTACCTATCGATTTCTCAACGACACGGCACTCGGAACGCTCGAAAGTCCGGTTCCGTCGCCACGGTTCCGTGGTGCCGCCACGTTAGTAAAGTCCGCAACGGCGATAAATGAGCAGACGGTTCGCGTTCGATTCAATTCGGCAAGTCGAGCAGTCGCAGCTCGCGCATTTTCGGCACCCGTTCTTCCGAAGCACGTGTGGGAGGAACGGCATAAAAAGGCAGATATTGTGTTCGGAAGCGACACAACCGCCACAAGAGCACTCGTCTGGGACAACCTGCGACCAGTTGGGAGCGGTGCATTTCAGTTTTCGAGCGCGGAAGCAGGAGAACACCTGACCCTCGAACGATTCGACCAGCATTTTCTCCGGCGTACCGACACCGACTACGAAACGATGGACGCTAACGACGTCTCGACATCGAACTTAGAACACGCGCAACGATACGCGGGAGGACCGCAGTTCGAGCGACTACGGTTCATCGTCGTTCCGTCGGGAGCGGCCGCAACGCAAGTCGTCTTGAACGATGATGCCGACGCGACGGCAACCGGAGTGTCCGCGAACGACGTGCGCACCATCGGACGCGACGAAAACGTCCAACTACACGTTGACGAGTCGCCGTCGATGTATCACGTCGGTTTCAATGTCCGAAAAACACCGTTCAGTAACGTCCGATTCCGCAGAGCAGTGGCACAACTACTGGACAAAAAACACATCGTCGATACGGTGTTCGACGGCTACGCGGAACCAGCGGCAAGCCCCTTGGCCCGGCACGACTCCCTCGCAGAAGACCTTCGATGGTCCGAAGTAGACCCCGAGCTTCCGTTCCCGGGAACGGACGGCACCCTCAACAGAGCAAAGGCAAAAACCACATTCGAGAACGCGGGCTTTCGGTACACGAACGATGGAAAGCTCCTCCGACGGTGA
- a CDS encoding phosphatase PAP2 family protein: MNLAEIAGKVFVGASILLGIATMLFVGREGLERAREQFRERIISVYPYLVLLIGVLGVNKVAREFGPELSWLIDWNITGLIHAIEGDFVGKIQAIATPELTAYFSFMYIYGYVFLLVFPFIAYFALPDDGPLKETAITYALNYGLGLVCYILFISYGPRNLIPDVVNPLLYSTYPQSQILTGEVNANTNVFPSLHTSLSVSAAILAYRTREAYPGWAAVAIPTALSILIATMYLGIHWGTDVVAGIALGIVSVLIAVRYVSNQKLVPINDE; encoded by the coding sequence GTGAATTTAGCCGAAATTGCGGGCAAAGTTTTCGTCGGCGCAAGCATACTGCTCGGTATCGCGACGATGCTGTTCGTCGGACGGGAAGGTCTTGAGCGCGCGCGCGAACAGTTTCGAGAGCGTATTATTTCCGTGTACCCGTATCTTGTCCTGCTCATCGGCGTCCTCGGAGTGAACAAAGTAGCCCGCGAGTTCGGTCCCGAGCTTTCGTGGCTCATCGACTGGAACATTACTGGGCTGATTCATGCCATCGAAGGCGACTTCGTCGGTAAGATACAGGCGATTGCGACGCCGGAGTTGACGGCGTATTTCTCGTTTATGTACATCTATGGCTACGTCTTTCTGCTCGTGTTCCCTTTCATCGCATATTTCGCACTGCCGGATGACGGACCACTGAAAGAAACCGCAATCACCTACGCACTGAACTACGGTCTGGGTCTTGTGTGTTACATCCTCTTCATTTCATACGGGCCGCGAAACCTGATTCCGGATGTGGTCAATCCATTGCTCTACTCGACGTATCCTCAGTCGCAGATTCTGACGGGAGAAGTGAACGCGAACACGAACGTCTTCCCCTCCTTGCACACCTCGCTGTCCGTCAGCGCCGCCATACTCGCATACCGAACTCGCGAGGCATATCCCGGTTGGGCGGCCGTTGCGATTCCGACCGCACTGAGCATCCTCATCGCAACGATGTATCTCGGAATCCACTGGGGCACGGACGTAGTTGCAGGGATAGCGCTCGGAATCGTCAGTGTCCTCATCGCTGTACGCTACGTTTCGAACCAAAAGCTCGTACCGATTAACGACGAGTAA